CGACGAAAGGCTCGCTGATGCTGACGAAACCACGGACGACAGACTGGAAAAGGTAATGAAAATCGTGCGGACATTCCCCACAATGCAACAGATGGTAATAGAACTCCGACACGTTCAGGGAATGGAAATGAAGGAGATTGCCGACATCACGGGAACGAGCGAGGCAGCCGTCAGACAGACGCTCAGCAGGGCGCGTCAGGCTATTCGCCGGCGATTCCTCGAAACTCAGCAAGGAAGCAAAGTTGAATAATTTCACGAAAAGGAGAATACGATAATGGATAAAACAAACGAAATAAGACAACTGGTGGAACGGTTTATGGATGGAGAAACATCCATAAAGGAGGAGGA
The Prevotella sp. HUN102 genome window above contains:
- a CDS encoding RNA polymerase sigma factor is translated as MTADEFTNEVKRIRQQLKGIAERYLGNAEEAEDVVQDVLLKLWQIRGELRFPLYGFASAFVRNRSIDALRKRKPTTDLDERLADADETTDDRLEKVMKIVRTFPTMQQMVIELRHVQGMEMKEIADITGTSEAAVRQTLSRARQAIRRRFLETQQGSKVE